One genomic window of Mus musculus strain C57BL/6J chromosome 4, GRCm38.p6 C57BL/6J includes the following:
- the E130308A19Rik gene encoding uncharacterized protein KIAA1958 homolog isoform X3 produces the protein MEDCLHTSSENLSKLVSWAHSHGTICSLIPNLKHLLSEGSHGNLTAMWGCSAGHAYHWPLTATCRAGSQERVCFQDNRSFNSDSPSIIGVPSETQTSPVERYPGRPVKAKLDCNRTRDSCDFSYCSEPSELDEAVEEYEDENTLFDMVCESSVTDEDSDFEPQTQRPQSIARKRPGIVPSSIHSSSQGQMVDECSNDVIIKKIKQEIPEDYYIVANAELTGGVDGPALSLTQMAKPKPQTHAGPSCVGSAKLIPHVTSAINTELDPHILSASPSVISRPIIPKTARVSLASPNRGPPGAHGTAHQVTMQMPVSTSHPNKQISIPLSALQLPGQDEQVASEEFLPHLPSQVSSCEVALSPSVNTEPEVSSSQQQPPAAPTITTEATAQCIPG, from the exons ATGGAGGATTGTCTTCATACCTCATCTGAGAATCTGTCCAAATTGGTCAGCTGGGCCCACAGCCATGGGACCATTTGCAGCCTCATTCCAAACCTGAAACACTTGCTTTCTGAAGGTTCCCATGGGAACCTGACTGCAATGTGGGGCTGTAGTGCCGGCCATGCGTACCACTGGCCACTAACAGCTACTTGCAGAGCTGGGTCCCAAGAGAGGGTTTGTTTCCAGGACAACCGAAGTTTTAATTCTGATAGTCCCAGTATAATTGGGGTGCCTTCTGAGACACAGACTAGCCCTGTGGAAAGGTACCCTGGGAGACCTGTGAAGGCAAAGCTGGACTGTAATCGGACCAGAGACTCTTGTGACTTCTCTTACTGCAGTGAGCCCTCTGAACTGGATGAAGCTGTCGAGGAGTATGAAGATGAAAACACACTGTTTGACATGGTTTGCGAGTCTTCTGTTACAGATGAGGACAGTGACTTTGAACCCCAAACCCAGAGACCTCAAAGCATTGCTCGCAAAAGGCCAGGAATCGTCCCATCTTCCATCCATTCAAGTTCCCAGGGACAGATGGTCGATGAATGCAGTAATGATGTCATCATCAAGAAAATCAAGCAAGAGATTCCAGAAGATTATTACATTGTGGCAAATGCAGAGCTGACTGGAGGAGTGGATGGACCAGCCCTTTCATTGACACAGATGGCAAAACCCAAACCCCAGACTCATGCTGGTCCCTCCTGTGTAGGGTCTGCTAAACTGATTCCCCATGTAACATCTGCCATCAACACGGAATTAGACCCACACATTCTGTCAGCCTCTCCCTCTGTTATCTCCAGACCGATCATCCCAAAGACTGCTAGGGTATCTCTGGCTTCACCAAACAGAGGACCCCCTGGTGCCCATGGCACTGCCCACCAGGTGACCATGCAGATGCCTGTGAGCACATCACATCCTAACAAACAGATCAGTATCCCTTTGTCTGCTCTGCAGTTGCCTGGACAGGATGAGCAAGTTGCTTCGGAGGAGTTCCTGCCCCACTTGCCTAGCCAGGTCTCATCATGTGAGGTAGCCCTTTCTCCCTCTGTTAACACAGAGCCTGAAGTGAGCTCCAGTCAACAGCAGCCCCCTGCTGCTCCAACCATAACCACTGAAGCCACCGCGCAGTGCATTCCAG GTTAG
- the E130308A19Rik gene encoding uncharacterized protein KIAA1958 homolog isoform X2, which translates to MEDCLHTSSENLSKLVSWAHSHGTICSLIPNLKHLLSEGSHGNLTAMWGCSAGHAYHWPLTATCRAGSQERVCFQDNRSFNSDSPSIIGVPSETQTSPVERYPGRPVKAKLDCNRTRDSCDFSYCSEPSELDEAVEEYEDENTLFDMVCESSVTDEDSDFEPQTQRPQSIARKRPGIVPSSIHSSSQGQMVDECSNDVIIKKIKQEIPEDYYIVANAELTGGVDGPALSLTQMAKPKPQTHAGPSCVGSAKLIPHVTSAINTELDPHILSASPSVISRPIIPKTARVSLASPNRGPPGAHGTAHQVTMQMPVSTSHPNKQISIPLSALQLPGQDEQVASEEFLPHLPSQVSSCEVALSPSVNTEPEVSSSQQQPPAAPTITTEATAQCIPDQDERAAELSREQNEKTIRSTQTALRNFREFLISKYPSETREIYVIPCKELDAYLASFFVDARQKDGSEYEPNSLANYQCGLERYLKEHRYGYSITRDKEFKRSQEALKQKQIELRCKGKGNKPHKSMKLTFADELILRKRGLLSRYNPEGLLNLVWLNNTKAFGHCTGFHGSTLKWGDIRLRVTETGLEYLEWIGQDTGDLNAKTKRGGTDSRVYATQHAPQTCPVQDYKEYAQRRPPAMRYEDAPFYLSIKPVVNLAALHWYNCQALGKNKLAKMVKTMCEKGNIPGRKTNFSVYQSCSTLSEAQSNQLVLICNNLSQQAAQSVAGHSSSGNFIVSSYDSSSDTA; encoded by the exons ATGGAGGATTGTCTTCATACCTCATCTGAGAATCTGTCCAAATTGGTCAGCTGGGCCCACAGCCATGGGACCATTTGCAGCCTCATTCCAAACCTGAAACACTTGCTTTCTGAAGGTTCCCATGGGAACCTGACTGCAATGTGGGGCTGTAGTGCCGGCCATGCGTACCACTGGCCACTAACAGCTACTTGCAGAGCTGGGTCCCAAGAGAGGGTTTGTTTCCAGGACAACCGAAGTTTTAATTCTGATAGTCCCAGTATAATTGGGGTGCCTTCTGAGACACAGACTAGCCCTGTGGAAAGGTACCCTGGGAGACCTGTGAAGGCAAAGCTGGACTGTAATCGGACCAGAGACTCTTGTGACTTCTCTTACTGCAGTGAGCCCTCTGAACTGGATGAAGCTGTCGAGGAGTATGAAGATGAAAACACACTGTTTGACATGGTTTGCGAGTCTTCTGTTACAGATGAGGACAGTGACTTTGAACCCCAAACCCAGAGACCTCAAAGCATTGCTCGCAAAAGGCCAGGAATCGTCCCATCTTCCATCCATTCAAGTTCCCAGGGACAGATGGTCGATGAATGCAGTAATGATGTCATCATCAAGAAAATCAAGCAAGAGATTCCAGAAGATTATTACATTGTGGCAAATGCAGAGCTGACTGGAGGAGTGGATGGACCAGCCCTTTCATTGACACAGATGGCAAAACCCAAACCCCAGACTCATGCTGGTCCCTCCTGTGTAGGGTCTGCTAAACTGATTCCCCATGTAACATCTGCCATCAACACGGAATTAGACCCACACATTCTGTCAGCCTCTCCCTCTGTTATCTCCAGACCGATCATCCCAAAGACTGCTAGGGTATCTCTGGCTTCACCAAACAGAGGACCCCCTGGTGCCCATGGCACTGCCCACCAGGTGACCATGCAGATGCCTGTGAGCACATCACATCCTAACAAACAGATCAGTATCCCTTTGTCTGCTCTGCAGTTGCCTGGACAGGATGAGCAAGTTGCTTCGGAGGAGTTCCTGCCCCACTTGCCTAGCCAGGTCTCATCATGTGAGGTAGCCCTTTCTCCCTCTGTTAACACAGAGCCTGAAGTGAGCTCCAGTCAACAGCAGCCCCCTGCTGCTCCAACCATAACCACTGAAGCCACCGCGCAGTGCATTCCAG ACCAGGATGAAAGAGCAGCTGAGCTCAGCAGGGAGCAGAACGAGAAAACCATCCGGAGCACGCAGACCGCGCTCCGCAATTTCCGCGAGTTCCTCATCTCCAAGTACCCTTCCGAGACCAGAGAGATCTATGTCATCCCTTGCAAGGAGCTAGATGCCTACCTTGCCTCCTTCTTCGTGGATGCCAGGCAGAAGGATGGGTCTGAGTACGAGCCCAACAGCTTGGCCAATTACCAGTGTGGGCTGGAACGGTACCTGAAAGAGCACAGATATGGCTACAGCATCACCAGGGATAAGGAGTTCAAGCGTTCCCAGGAAGCCCTGAAACAGAAACAGATCGAGCTTCGCTGCAAAGGCAAGGGGAACAAGCCACACAAGTCCATGAAGCTCACCTTTGCCGATGAGCTCATCCTGCGGAAGAGGGGACTGCTGAGCAGGTACAACCCTGAGGGTCTGCTCAACCTCGTCTGGCTCAACAACACGAAAGCGTTTGGCCACTGCACAGGCTTCCATGGATCCACCTTGAAATGGGGCGATATCCGGCTCCGTGTCACAGAAACCGGGCTTGAGTATTTGGAGTGGATAGGTCAGGACACTGGTGATTTGAATGCCAAAACCAAGAGAGGAGGAACGGACTCGCGAGTTTATGCCACCCAGCATGCCCCGCAGACCTGCCCGGTGCAGGATTATAAGGAGTATGCCCAGCGGAGGCCTCCTGCTATGCGCTATGAGGATGCCCCCTTCTACTTGTCCATCAAGCCAGTTGTGAACTTGGCAGCTCTTCACTGGTACAATTGCCAGGCCCTTGGCAAGAACAAGCTAGCCAAGATGGTGAAGACCATGTGTGAGAAGGGCAACATCCCCGGCAGGAAGACCAACTTCAGTGTCTACCAGAGCTGTAGCACCTTGTCTGAGGCCCAGAGCAATCAGCTGGTGCTCATCTGCAACAACCTGAGCCAGCAGGCTGCCCAGTCCGTGGCTGGCCACTCCAGCAGTGGCAATTTCATTGTCTCCTCCTATGACTCTTCCTCGGACACGGCCTGA